One genomic window of Caldivirga maquilingensis IC-167 includes the following:
- the tmk gene encoding dTMP kinase, with the protein MCIFVDVEGIDGVGKSTVIRLTADELRRRGYLVYTTSEPSDSPIGLFIRRSILESNLEVEPMALALLFAADRVIHYNRVIKPKVKEGYIVITERYIESSVAYQGSQGVPVEWIIEVNSMVAEPDLVIVLNAPLNTVASRLSNRGMLEYFERNTDFLRSVQEVYLRRARERNYPVIDASRVINNVVNDVLTLIEDKAKGKCKNYNQ; encoded by the coding sequence ATGTGTATTTTCGTTGACGTTGAGGGTATTGATGGGGTTGGTAAATCCACTGTAATTAGGCTTACCGCTGATGAATTAAGGAGGAGGGGTTACTTGGTTTATACCACAAGTGAACCAAGTGACTCACCCATTGGCTTATTCATAAGGAGGAGTATACTTGAAAGTAACCTTGAGGTGGAGCCAATGGCCTTAGCGCTCCTATTTGCCGCAGATAGGGTGATTCACTATAATAGGGTTATTAAACCTAAGGTTAAGGAGGGTTACATAGTGATCACTGAGAGGTATATTGAATCCTCCGTGGCGTATCAAGGTTCCCAAGGCGTACCCGTTGAGTGGATAATTGAAGTTAACTCAATGGTGGCTGAACCAGACCTAGTTATAGTGCTTAATGCACCATTAAACACCGTGGCGAGTAGGTTAAGCAATAGGGGAATGCTTGAGTACTTTGAGAGGAATACTGACTTCCTTAGGAGCGTCCAGGAGGTTTACCTTAGGAGGGCTAGGGAGCGTAATTACCCTGTTATTGATGCGTCAAGGGTGATTAATAATGTTGTTAATGACGTACTTACGCTTATTGAGGATAAGGCCAAGGGTAAGTGCAAGAACTATAATCAATAA